A region of Cheilinus undulatus linkage group 10, ASM1832078v1, whole genome shotgun sequence DNA encodes the following proteins:
- the LOC121516618 gene encoding ADP/ATP translocase 3-like produces MSEQAISFAKDFLAGGIAAAISKTAVAPIERVKLLLQVQHASKQITVDKQYKGIVDCVIRIPKEQGFLSFWRGNLANVIRYFPTQALNFAFKDKYKKIFLDGVDKRTQFWRYFAGNLVSGGAAGATSLCFVYPLDFARTRLAADVGKAGKEREFKGLGDCLVKISKSDGIKGLYQGFSVSVQGIIIYRAAYFGVYDTAKGMLPDPKNTHIVVSWMIAQTVTAVAGLMSYPFDTVRRRMMMQSGRKGADIMYKGTLDCWRKIAHDEGPKAFFKGAWSNVLRGMGGAFVLVLYDELKKVI; encoded by the exons ATGAGTGAACAAGCTATTTCCTTTGCTAAGGACTTCTTGGCTGGTGGTATTGCTGCTGCCATATCCAAAACAGCTGTAGCCCCCATTGAGAGAGTCAAGCTTCTACTTCAG GTACAACATGCCAGCAAACAGATCACAGTAGACAAGCAGTACAAGGGCATTGTTGACTGCGTCATCCGCATCCCCAAAGAGCAGGGCTTCCTCTCATTCTGGAGAGGGAATCTAGCCAACGTCATCCGATACTTCCCCACTCAGGCCCTCAACTTTGCTTTCAAGGACAAGTACAAGAAGATTTTCCTTGACGGCGTGGACAAGCGCACCCAGTTCTGGAGATACTTTGCAGGTAACCTGGTGTCAGGCGGCGCTGCCGGAGCCACCTCATTGTGTTTCGTGTACCCCCTTGACTTCGCCAGAACGCGTTTGGCTGCTGATGTCGGCAAAGCTGGAAAGGAGCGTGAGTTCAAAGGCCTGGGAGACTGCTTGGTGAAGATCAGCAAGTCTGATGGCATCAAGGGTCTGTACCAGGGCTTCAGCGTCTCCGTGCAGGGCATCATCATCTACAGGGCGGCATATTTTGGCGTCTATGACACAGCCAAGG GCATGCTGCCAGACCCCAAGAACACACACATTGTTGTCAGCTGGATGATTGCACAGACTGTAACCGCCGTCGCTGGCCTCATGTCTTACCCCTTCGACACTGTCCGGCGTCGCATGATGATGCAGTCTGGACGCAAAGGAG CTGACATCATGTACAAGGGGACCCTCGACTGCTGGAGGAAGATCGCCCATGACGAGGGCCCCAAGGCCTTCTTCAAAGGGGCGTGGTCCAACGTGCTGAGAGGCATGGGCGGCGCCTTCGTGCTTGTTTTGTACGACGAATTGAAGAAAGTCATCTAA